A stretch of Besnoitia besnoiti strain Bb-Ger1 chromosome V, whole genome shotgun sequence DNA encodes these proteins:
- a CDS encoding hypothetical protein (encoded by transcript BESB_061440) has translation MAGSSVSSMTKNADLQYAIKRILKQHQRECEDAADFGKAREAQAALNELQHRCEFEGLCRLFCQQYQQLADVDEAHRKQLRTLEMQWKTVQLPSLVDRIRKWRTQLQERQSAELQNMTWQEAEDSKSKPKFRKEAFDLQKKMQYLGHQGRYDEAEEVQRQLLAQQRLDAQEHEASRQARIERQAARLSETHEAERAAFEARVERLIEYSNRQNAATVDTLRRKHGGLRKSITHVQGLELQKALHALKCLKPDEGVRLVRSVVATHMRNSRKTQQGSSASGEGGGPKLLPFSQELLLQSCIRTPTVSEGLSSPVAAPSGRRGPTAIQPSAASPLSPPGKSRRSSLPRTFHRKSSSSFSSDASRRSASQAAALASHSRQSTSTYFRSDTALHAASSPRAGVQSETKTLAAGERNRAAPAVGSARGKPGADAQTGWQKKKVPLLPEGADALHEEILSSWKEGAAKVLRDRQSLMPLR, from the exons ATGGCGGGTAGTTCCGTCTCTTCAATGACGAAGAATGCGGATCTACAGTACGCGATAAAGCGAATTTTGAAGCAGCACCAAAGAGAATGCGAGGACGCAGCCGACTTTGGGAAAGCTCGCGAAGCCCAGGCAGCGTTAAATGAACTGCAGCATCGTTGTGAATTTGAGGGGCTTTGTCGTCTCTTTTGCCAGCAGTACCAACAGTTGGCAGATGTCGACGAGGCTCACAGAAAACAATTGCGAACTCTAGAGATGCAATGGAAAACTGTACAGCTCCCCTCCCTTGTTGACAGGATCCGAAAATGGCGAACTCAGTTGCAAGAAAGACAGAGCGCCGAGCTGCAAAACATGACATggcaagaagcagaagacagcAAGTCGAAACCCAAATTTAGAAAGGAGGCTTTCGATCTACAGAAGAAGATGCAATATCTCG GCCATCAAGGGCGATACGATGAAGCAGAGGAAGTCCAGCGCCAACTTCTGGCTCAGCAACGTCTAGACGCACAGGAGCACGAGGCGTCTCGGCAAGCCCGCATAGAACGCCAGGCCGCCAGACTGTCCGAAACTCACGAAGCAGAACGGGCGGCTTTCGAGGCCAGAGTGGAGCGCCTGATCGAGTACTCCAACCGGCAGAACGCCGCCACTGTTGATACACTTCGCAGAAAGCACGGCGGACTCAGGAAAAGTATCACACATGTGCAAG GGCTGGAGTTACagaaggcgctgcatgcCTTGAAGTGCCTCAAGCCCGACGAAGGCGTTCGCCTAGTTCGCTCGGTAGTGGCCACACATATGCGCAATTCTCGGAAGACCCAGCAGGGGTCGAGCGCTTCTGGTGAAGGGGGAGGTCCCAAGCTGCTGCCTTTCTCGCAGGAACTACTCCTCCAGTCTTGCATACGAACCCCCACAGTTTCTGAGGGCTTGTCTTCGCCAGTGGCCGCGCCGTCGGGGCGAAGGGGCCCGACAGCTATCCAGCCGTCGGCGGCTTCGCCACTGTCTCCTCCCGGGAAGTCGAGAAGATCATCCCTTCCAAGAACGTTTCACAGGAAGTCATCGTCGAGTTTCTCCTCCGATGCGTCTCGTAGAAGCGCGAgtcaggcggcggcgctggccaGCCACAGCAGACAAAGCACCTCGACATATTTCAGATCCGACACCGCTTTGCAcgccgcttcgtctccgcgagcAGGGGTCCAGAGTGAGACAAAGACCCTGGCGGCTGGGGAAAGGAATCGAGCCGCTCCCGCCGTTGGCTCAGCACGAGGCAAACCCGGAGCGGACGCACAAACGGGATGGCAGAAAAAGAAAGTGCCTCTCCTCCCTGAAGGGGCCGACGCCCTGCACGAAGAGATTCTGTCTTCTTGGAAGGAAGGCGCTGCCAAAGTGCTTAGAGACAGACAATCCCTCATGCCTCTTCGATGA
- a CDS encoding SAG-related sequence (encoded by transcript BESB_061450): MLRGATAQRAYEAAIDGLKEIVGFLFEALPWWQQKCLAQESETILTCTVKKTTTECVCVNKSQELTSVETVTLSESMNGISVRCATNSDFVPSDKNKVCTGKAEEASLTACEPPSKKTTGGSAMIADFLSSSPALTPSVEWITSEVAKSLTFPSTNFPATDKAFLIGCRQNNKSYCLVSVNVKARKSVLEDKVLKCAYGTDSNTPVPEVTLDPTSNSLTVDCGEDGTMPLTGELPTVYYCKDSATDACDPVKDVTEILPGFAKEWWTPVNGLETAAKLTVPEGGFPVEPKTVVLGCNPKRAKAKVDAEPESHAEGGLPTCRVKVAFNAQSSSSGVRISLGFALVVLVSLM; encoded by the exons ATGTTGCGGGGAGCAACGGCACAACGCGCCTACGAGGCGGCGATCGATGGGCTCAAGGAGATTGTAGGATTTTTGTTCGAAG CATTACCATGGTGGCAGCAGAAGTGCCTAGCGCAGGAGTCTGAAACAATTTTAACATGCACTGTGAAGAAAACCACTACAGAATGCGTCTGTGTAAATAAGTCTCAGGAGCTGACGTCAGTCGAGACGGTGACCCTATCTGAGTCAATGAATGGTATCTCAGTGCGTTGTGCGACCAATTCGGACTTCGTCCCTTCGGACAAGAACAAGGTCTGTACTGGAAAGGCAGAAGAGGCATCTCTCACAGCATGTGAACCCCCCTCAAAGAAGACCACCGGTGGGAGTGCGATGATCGCCGATTTCCTATCTTCAAGTCCCGCTCTGACGCCCAGTGTGGAATGGATTACCAGTGAGGTCGCCAAATCCTTGACCTTCCCCTCAACAAACTTCCCTGCCACCGACAAGGCATTCTTGATAGGCTGCCGACAGAATAACAAAAGCTACTGCCTGGTGTCTGTGAATGTGAAAGCAAGAAAGTCTGTGCTTGAAGACAAGGTCCTCAAGTGCGCATACGGCACAGACAGCAACACGCCTGTACCGGAAGTGACGCTGGATCCCACCAGCAACTCACTGACAGTCGACTGTGGCGAGGACGGAACAATGCCCCTTACGGGAGAACTGCCAACTGTCTACTACTGCAAGGACTCCGCCACCGATGCCTGCGATCCTGTCAAGGACGTGACGGAAATCCTGCCGGGCTTCGCCAAGGAGTGGTGGACACCTGTGAATGGTCTCGAGACCGCAGCCAAACTGACAGTGCCGGAGGGTGGCTTTCCTGTTGAGCCGAAGACAGTTGTGCTGGGATGCAATCCCAAGAGAGCAAAAGCCAAGGTAGATGCCGAGCCGGAGTCCCACGCTGAGGGTGGTCTCCCGACCTGTCGGGTGAAGGTGGCTTTTAATGCTCAGTCGAGCAGCTCAGGTGTGAGAATTTCATTGGGCTTTGCACTGGTTGTCTTGGTGTCACTCATGTGA
- a CDS encoding ribosomal protein RPS18 (encoded by transcript BESB_061430), with product MSIQISNNQDFQHILRILNTNVDGREKVVIALTAIRGIGRRMSNLICKKADIDTNKRAGELTADEISKVVAIASNPQQFKIPTWFINRQKDVRDGKNKHVVANGLDNVWREDLERLKKMRLHRGLRHYWGLKVRGQHTKTTGRHGRTVGVAKKKGC from the exons ATGTCGATCCAGATCTCGAACAACCAGGATTTCCAGCACATTCTCCGTATCCTCAACACCAACGTTGATGGACGCGAGAAGGTCGTCATCGCCCTCACCGCCATCCGCGGTATCGGGCGCCGGATGTCCAACCTGATCTGCAAGAAGGCAGATATCGACACCAACAAGAGAGCCGGGGAGCTCACCGCTGACGAAATCAGCAAG GTCGTTGCCATCGCGTCCAACCCCCAGCAGTTTAAGATCCCGACCTGGTTCATCAACAGACAGAAGGACGTGCGTGACGGCAAGAACAAGCACGTGGTTGCCAACGGTTTGGACAACGTGTGGAGAGAGGATCTGGAGCGCCTGAAGAAGATGCGGCTCCACAGAGGTCTGCGTCACTACTGGGGACTCAAGGTCCGTGGTCAGCACACCAAGACGACCGGCCGCCACGGCCGCACCGTCGGTgtcgcgaagaagaagggatGCTAG
- a CDS encoding hypothetical protein (encoded by transcript BESB_061420), translating to MSRDQAQRAAAACGSPQGLAASGAEQDPQPQQQAAPSGSFASAASSWSPPASSQLTAARDGARDAQRPPGNERRRRRSRERENRGERRNSSSTHGRHRHGCERDIQGAEDAGRGKDTRRHHHREGGEGERREDKREEGGRGHDRRDAEKRSSHVAQLRSGDSKAGRAPSRVRETGYCPEAYRRNASRGARRDGESRRERNDSERKQWGPRREEAPRAPHSGAPCSSERPGTQDGAARACEGSDIRGSCEARACHPARARDACRPESSLPRARGEESACRRAREEDLREEAQHRRRRDDAHVDSGRLGRHSRRASASRRDEGRPRNEKERRREGERERSASLHGWWRRESHGGRREDESRRSWTLAGQPERTPENEGRRTPSSHRHRSRKEERREEHHSRHASLEERPDKQERNHAPTELPQTDAARGVREKGKQTLEADRRRSSRGERDGQECRRKHRHREKHSSASPFSGSSSQRGSREHTPSSASPPLSSSLPSRETYPPFATCDANREGADAPSQRNPHTGTGEWRPGNFAVSAHAFVASAQASQPAGGIDNALSPPSVYPAACLPGSAAFSPGIFLSCTSTAGAAATDPAVYTVGPSAAPAVVLTPRAACAELSSQERFNFHSAELREGDASAGRAAAAHWDLLRAVARGPPQDRADGDASAAGATPGGVYTRAGLADALSPACVLRPRSSSDLPHRSGPEPSVSSGALCVEPERHAGASFAFAASAPPAPERPCKPSSFQSFFSSVAREEASSSSVPAPPRHALPSAASLSSAGAAPPPFSLSFAAQPQPQQRQDPQRADPGEPDWARNQGVSSLGRQPAAVPASRSQLRVFGSPTPSRPAPPAPPPPPPPPDASAPSRFAAVSVPGGGGTPTARRLRLSSRERRPRRLLRGSA from the coding sequence ATGAGCCGCGaccaggcgcagcgggccgccgcggcctgcggcagtCCGCAGGGCCTGGCGGCGTCGGGAGCAGAGCAGgacccgcagccgcagcagcaggcggcgccctcgggctcgttcgcctccgcagcatcCTCGTGGTCTCCGCCCGCGTCCAGTCAACTCACAGCCGCGCGtgacggcgcccgcgacgcccagaggccgccggggaacgagcgaagaaggaggcgcagcagagagcgggagaaccgcggagagaggcgaaactCCAGTTCCACGCACGGACGCCACAGACAcggctgcgagagagacatccagggagcggaggacgcgggccGCGGGAAAGACACGCGGAGACACCACCACCGGGAAGggggcgagggagaaagaagagaagacaaaagagaggagggaggcaggGGTCACGAcagaagagacgcggagaagagaagcagtcatgtggcgcagctgcgctcaGGAGACAGCAAAGCAGGCCGCGCCCCCTCGCGGGTGCGAGAGACGGGCTACTGCCCAGAAGCGTACAGACGCAACGCCTCGaggggcgcgaggagagacggcgagagccgcagagagagaaacgactcagagagaaaacagtggggtccgcgcagagaggaagccCCGCGTGCGCCTCACTCTGGCGCACCCTGCTCTTCAGAGCGGCCGGGGACGCAGGatggggcggcgcgcgcgtgtgagGGCTCAGACATCAGAGGCTCCTGCGAAGCGCGGGCATGTCACcctgcgcgcgccagagacgcctgccgccctGAGTCGTCCCTGCCCCGGGCGCGTGGAGAGGAAAGCGCGTGCCGCcgagcgagggaggaagacctgagagaggaggcgcagcacaggcggcggagagacgacgcCCACGTAGACAGCGGACGCCTCGGGCGccactcgcggcgcgcgtccgcgagccGAAGAGACGAGGGGCGACCGCGGAACGAGAAagaacgcaggcgagagggagagcgagagcgcagcgcgtcgtTGCATGGCTggtggcggcgagagagccacggaggacgaagagaagacgaatCGCGCAGGAGCTGGACGCTTGCAGGGCAACCGGAGAGGACTCCGGAGAACGAGGGACGCCGCACGCCGTCCTCGCACCGACACAGATCTCGAAAAGAAGAGCGCCGAGAAGAGCACCACTCTCGACACGCGAGCTTGGAGGAGAGGCCCGACAAACAAGAGAGGAACCACGCCCCCACAGAGCTGCCGCAGACCGACGCAGCACGCGGAGTGAGAGAGAAGGGCAAACAAACACTCGAAGCAGAcaggaggagaagcagcagggGAGAGAGGGATGGGCAAGAGTGTCGGCGAAAACACCGGCATCGCGAAAAAcactcttccgcgtcgcccttctcggGGTCCTCCTCGCAGCGGGGCTCTCGGGAGCACACGCCGTCAtcagcttctccgccgctttcctcctcgttgCCTTCGCGGGAGACCTATCCGCCTTTCGCGACCTGCGATGCGAACcgagagggcgccgacgcaccAAGCCAAAGAAACCCGCACACGGGCACAGGCGAATGGCGTCCAGGCAACTTCGCTGTGTCTGCTCACGctttcgtcgcctctgcgcaggcgtcaCAGCCCGCGGGAGGCATCGACAACGCGCTCAGCCCTCCGTCTGTCTATCCCGCCGCGTGTTTGCCAGGCTCGGCGGCGTTTTCACCAGGCATCTTTCTCTCATGCACCTcgacggcgggcgctgccgcgacaGATCCAGCTGTCTATACAGTCGgaccgtcggcggcgccagcggtgGTGctgacgcctcgcgcggcgtgtgcCGAGCTGTCGAGCCAAGAGAGATTTAATTTTCACAGCGCAGAACtgagagagggcgacgcgtcggctgggcgggcggccgcagctcaTTGGGATTTGCTTCGCGCGGTGGCGCGCGGCCCGCCGCAGGaccgcgcagacggcgacgcgtccgccgctgGGGCGACTCCCGGCGGCGTCTATACAAGGGCCGGTCTGGCTGACGCGCTGAGCCCTGCGTGCGtccttcgtcctcgctcgAGTTCGGATCTGCCGCACCGCAGCGGACCTGAGCCGAGTGTCTCGTCGGGTGCCCTCTGCGTGGAGCCCGAAaggcacgcaggcgcctctttcgcttttgcggcgtctgccccgcctgcgccggaaCGCCCGTGCAAGCCCAGTTCTTTCCagtctttcttttcttctgtgGCTCGAGAggaggcctcgtcgtcctctgtgccggcgcctccgcgccacgCGTTGCCATCTGCTGCCTCCTTGTCTTcagccggcgcggctcctccccctttctcgctttcctttgcggcgcagccccagcctcagcagaggcaggacccgcagcgcgccgaccCGGGCGAGCCCGACTGGGCTCGCAACCAGGGTGTGTCCTCTCTCGGTCGCCAACCTGCAGCGgtgcccgcctcgcgcagccagCTGAGGGTTTTtggctcgccgacgccttctcgcccagctccgccggcgccgcctccccctccgccgcctcccgacgcgtctgcgccgtctcgttttgccgctgtctccgtccccggggggggcgggacACCGACGgccaggcgtctgcggctctcctctcgggagaggcgaccgcgtcgccttctccgcgggtCGGCCTAG